In Fusarium fujikuroi IMI 58289 draft genome, chromosome FFUJ_chr02, the genomic stretch TTGAATGATGATGGGGATCCTCCAGGACCAATTAGACGATAGTCGGCCTGTTCCATAGGCAGTCCATGTAGATGCTGGGAGCATGTTAGCAAAGGACAGGGAGTTTGGCGGTGTAACTAGTTAAATTACAACAAGAACTTACCAAGTGATCCAATATACCAGCCGCCAACATTGTACAGACCAGCCAAAGTTCCGCGCCAAGACGGATAAGCCATCTCCACTAGATAGATAGGAGATGCAGTTACCGCGATGGTGCAGCCAAATCCGAGGAATAGTCTCCCCGCCATGAATGTGCCGACATTCTGGGCCGCCGCTTGAATCACTGTACCAATGATGACAAAGACTGACCCGGTCATCATACCAAACTTTCGCCCAAAAGTATCGGCAGCAGGAGCGGCAACAAGGCAACCAAGAATATTTCCGACGCTGTAGAGCGCAAAGACGGCTCCGATAGAAGAGCCTTGCATTTCGGTGCCGAAGAATTTATGGAAGGGATCCATAGCGTTAACGGATGACATGATAGTTCCATCAAAGCCATTACCGCAATTATCTATCGATGGTCAATATCTGTGGGGTATCTGCTTATTGTTGTGAGGCTCCTTACTCAACGTGACAAGAGCAATAATCGCAtagagcttgaggatggaCGGTGCGCGCGGAGAGAGGTTATCCTTGGCAATGGCATCACTATAGGCAACATTTTCGACTTTGGCTGTCTTGGATGTCGCCAGATCAGCAGCTGCCGAGTCAGGGACCTTCTCCACGGCCTCGACCTTATTGTCTTCTTTCTGCATTATGGTATGGGAATCGCTGAAGAGAAATTCCGCgggtaaagaaagagaatGAAGGCATTATGCTGTGGATTACAACAACTTAAGTATCTATAAGGATGTCTCTTGCGAGTCAGTGTGCTCTTACGCGGCATATCCATGCCGAATCGACTCTGTTAGATGCGGGGACGGGACAACCCTAACTGAACCGAATTCATGAGTTGATGTTGGATGCGAGTTCGGGACGAGGCTAGCCGCGCCTGAACGAGTAAAGTTGGGTGGAGGAGACCGTGATCCGTGACCATGGCTGCAGCTATGTCTTTTGTGATTTAGGATTGGTCACTTGGCCAGCACATGCTGCCCCACAACCACGCCGAAGTGTCTCCACGAGAAGCGGGAACCGAGCCTAAATGAGGCCGGATGGAGACTGACCGCGCCTGAATAGGTTAGTTGACCTGAGGTACGAAAACTCTGCTGCAAAAGCATCGCTCCACTTCCCCGCGGGGGATGATCGATTAGAGCACACAATACAACATCAGATGATCGAATGATCGAATGCGGGGAGGCAGACCGACGGGGATAAGAATGGTGATGGGCTCTCGGTAGAAGAGACCTAATACAATAAGGGTAAAGAGTCTAACAACGATATGTACTACTTATAATAGAGAAACAAAGAACTATCTATTATGTGATTAATATGAAATCTACAGGGTAGTGGAGGTTTCTTTTACTGAAACATAGGGACTGTAAGtataaagggatatataGTGTCTGGATGTCATTACAATTTAGATTCGGCATATTAGGTCACTAAAATTCAGTATCCACTTCTACTTAACTTCTAACAGCACTATTGCCAAGGAACCCGGTTCGATCAAAATAGCCATTAAGTCCCAGGGTCCGATTTGGTCCGTCCAACCCTAAGATGATATTCACGAATATTGCCATTTCCAGTGCGGATCTTATGACATGTTAATCAAACTAACTCCGGTTGATGTTTGAGTGCCTTGTCTACCTCACTACACCAGCATCCATGAATGTCCTATAACACTAATGTAtgattatatatattactgCTGATCACCAGTAATTGCCAAACACCAGTCAGTTCCGCCACACTGCATAGTGCGAGCCCCATTTACAAGCAACTTGAATCTTATAGCTATGAGAATCTTCACTCCACTCAGTCTGTTTGCTCTTGCAGCGGCATCGGCCACCAAGAGCCGACATAGACAGAGAGAAGTAGCACcggtcttcaacatcaatggGAAGGGCCAATACTTCGCTGGCACCAACACCTGGTGGATGAGCCACCTCACTTCAGATGACGATGTGGAACAAGCCATGTCTCAGATAGCTGACAGTGGACTAAAGGTCACTCGCGTCTGGGCATTtggcaacaccaacacaggAACTGACCAGCCTGTTTACTTTCAGTTCCTCGACACGACCAAGAACACCATCACGATCAATTATGGGACGAATGGCATCGCGCGCCTTGACGCCGCTGTTGCTGCCGCGGAGAAGCACGGCATTCAGCTGGTTCTACCTATGCTGAACAACTGGGATGACCTGGGCGGGATCAACACTTACTGTGCCTACTTTGGGTGCACTCACGAGAGCTTCTGGACCCATGCAGAAGCTCAGAAAGCCTACAAGGACTATGTGACCTTCATCGTCAATCGTTACAAAGACTCTCCTGCAATCTTCTCCTGGCAGCTCTGCAATGAGCCACGGTGCCAGAACTGCGAGACCAGTGTACTCACTAGCTGGGCCACAGATCTATCAAGCTTCATCAAATCTCTAGACTCAAAACATCGTGTGTCCTTGGGCGACGAAGGCTGGCTCTGTTCTGACGACACCAGTCTCGGCTACGCCTACTCCTGCTCTGAGGGAATAGATTTTGAAGCCAATTTGAAGGTCTCCAATCTTGACTATGGTACTGTCCATATGTACCCAATTGGCTGGGGTTATACGTATCCCTGGGGCAACCAATGGATCCGTGATCACGCAGCACTGGCGCTCAAGTACGGTAAACCTATCGTTATGGAGGAATATGGCGTCGAGAGCACAGCCTCAAATCGCACAGCTGTTCTGCAGCAGTGGCAACAAACGATCATTGACAGTGATATTGCATACGATAGTTTTTGGCAATTCGGGACAAACCTTCCAAGTGGCGCAAACCCTTACGATGACTATGCAGTATTCTATGGCACGCAGGAGTACCAAGATGTGGTAATTGATCATGCCCAGGCCATAAGCGCAAAGAGTGTGTCAGCTGCTGCCCGCCGCCAAACCTCGCCTGGCCTCTTCAACTAAAATGATCTCCAAACGATCGAATTCTTTGCagcatcatccatcaacatTAATGTCAACCTCAATGACTGTGCCAGGagcaaagaagaaatcaGGATATACTACTTCTTGTGAACTGAACTTGTAGCAACagattatttatttattttagccTATATACTGTCTTTGCCTTTCTGTCAAATCTCTGCAACACTCTTGTTCTATAGTGGCTAGCACTCTTAATTTGATATtcttataggctattttttgTTTATGCCCTCTGTTACTATTCTACACTAAAGGCATTTCTATGCAGCTTCTCAGATGTTCTCTTGGATGGAAAACAGTGGCTCATTCATCTCACAGCCTCTTTCAAGGAAGTCAGGATTCATCTTTAGCTGCACTCAACACTGCCGGGGGGTGAAATCTAATCCACTCAGGATACCACTCGTCTGTGCCTTCTATCCGACATTCGGGAACTTCCGCTTCAAGAACACGCAAAAGCTCTTCCATATAGATTCGATACCCTTCTTCGTTCAGGTGAAGACCATCGTAGAAGAGTCGCCCAAGCTCCATGCTGGGGACTGTCCTTGAAGACCCGGGCAAGATTCCATCAACAACGTTATCTTTCTGATTTGTAGTGCGCATCATTGCAGTCCAAAGGTCAACAACTGGTACATTTTCCTGCTTCCCAATACCCCGAATCGCGTCTGCATACATCGCCACTCGGTCTGCCCTGTCCTTTCCATCGTGTGGCAGCCGATACTCTTCCACTGGAGACGGTGTCACAAGGAGTACTTTGGTCTTGTGAAGTCTGACACCCTCCCAGTTCAGAATACGCCGGACATTTGTTTTGAAGGTGTCGAGTTCGCAATGTTGAGGCTCGCCAGGGCTACATGAGTCGTTGGCGCCAAAATGAACCGTCATAGCAGCGACGCGAGGAACAGTTCTTGACGGTGCCACTGCTGGGAAGAATGACGGCAGCAGTGCCAAAGCTGAGTTGGTGTTGTACCCACCGAAGCCCCGGTTTAGTACATCAAGCCGGCGCACATACCGTCTTGCCAGATCGCTCTGGAGTGAAGATGCGCCTTGTGTGATAGAGTCtccaaagaggaggaggtgcGGTGGTGGGGGAAGGGATGCCACTTGGGCAACAAGCTCTAAGGGTGATTGGTATGGCTGGATGCTCATAGCTCTGATTGGAATTTGAGACACGTAGTGATGACTTCTACAGCCTGATCTAGTCTTGACAATAACGCGACTTGACGATCTGACTGAgcaatataaaataaagtataaagcgaatttaaatatttaattgAAGGTAAGGACTTTAACGCCTTTCTAAATTGGTATTAGCCTTTGGGTTTACCTATTTAGGCACGGAACAACCTATCCCGATAGTTAGTTTATTAGGGAGAAATAATGCCTAACATATAGCCAGTAGATAACAAAAAAATTATTTATGTGGACGCGGTCTAAACAGGCTAACcgtttttctttaaaaaaaacaaaaagatagaagtaggctttaatttaaataccaCTCTACTTCTAATAGCAGATAGAGCGGTATGTAGTTCAGGACCTGGAGCAATGCATTACAGTTTTGTTTTCACTTAGCCAAGCAAGTTGCCATTAGTGCTTGTCTAGGGTAACTAACCACATgactctttatatactatttgAGATTGTGGAAAGAGGATCCTATTGACTCGAATATTCCAGCTTGTGGCAAAACGTGTAGGCTTCTGTCGAAAAGCCCGAGATACTTATTTCTTCTAAGAAAAACCTTCAAGTTTCTGGGCCATCTAACCAGAGTCGCCCCTCTCTTATCGATGCCGCTAAGACGAGGGGCAAGCTAGCCAACCCGGTCGCCAAGGTTAAACTTCGGCAGCCAGATGTCCCTGGGCCATTCTGCTCGAGTGCCCGTTCTTATGAACGGTTGAGGCGCTCAGCATCGGGCTTTTCCAGCCTCTGTCATTCAGAATCACAGTCAAAAAGGGGGTGCTGTACCGTCGCGCCATCGGGTGCACCGTGGATGGAATACTGAACAAAACTACTACCGCCCGTTACAGCCACAACCAGTCGGCTTGGGAGAGCCATTGCAACTCCAATGGCAGCTCCGCCGTGCCAACCCAGGGCGGTTGCGCCAGAGGTCAAGTACGTCCCAGGCTGCGAGCGCATGAGCACTTAGCATGTAGGGCGATAGTTGGAAATGGCCTTACTTAAGGCAATGGTCTCAGGTGTGAGGTGTTTACGCAATCTGGACAAAGCAAAGTGGGGAGTGATGCCCGTAATAGGCTGTACCTCTAATGACCGGAATCTATTATGAAATGCACCTCAGAACTACATTTGAAGAATCTCTGTTGCCATTTGAGCTATAAACTACTTTAAGTAATTCTGAAAGCAATACAGAATCTTCCCTGTATACTGATAATACATCAGAGACCTATGCTAATACACAAAGATGAAATCCTCGTTCTTGATGTCAGTCATATCCTCAAAGTCGTGCTCATGTGCCTCCATTTCTTCATtactctcaagctcagcggCAGCAGAACCCCGAAGCATGGATCGATCGACGAGTACCTCGGACTTGCCAAGGGCGACGCGCCTGCGGGCGTGGGatttgttgagaagaatcAGATAGAGGGTGATGATACTTTTTTATTGATCAGTTACTTGTACATGGTTGGTGTCGGGAATTGCTTACATTGTGAGAATTATAACAAGGACAAACATGCACAAGTTGGAAATGAGACCGCTGCGGTAAAGAGGAGCTTGGTCAGTGCTGTAGAGGAGAGGTCCAATTACCTTTGCAATTGGTCAGTATGCGCAGTCAAAGGTGTGATTCTTCTGGGTCACTCACGTTACCAGTACACAAGCCAACAAACATGACACCAGTGGTAACCTTTCTCTTGGTATCACCGGCAGTGTTTTGGGCTTCCCAAGCAAAGATTAGGGGCGTGATTCCGGGGTAGACGGAGATCTAAAAACTTGTTAACAATGTTCTCCATGACTAGTAAGAACCTGAAGCGCTTACGATATAGTAGGCGAACAGCAGAATGCCCTTTTTGTCAGGAGTGTGGGGGATCGTCAGAAGCAAGACACATCCGATAATGGGAGTGATGCAAAGAAGTACAATGACAGGACCCTTGCGGCCGAGCCTGGTGGCGAGCCAACCGGACCCAATAATGGCGCAAAACTGGACTGCTCCGAAGGGGATGTTAAAGAGGACGGTCTggaacttattatagccaAAGGACTTGACGATAAGAGATCCGAAAGTACTAATACCACCACTGGGGATGGAAATagtgatgacgaggaagaacCAGCACCAGGtcttgagatcaagaacagaTTCCTTAACATGGTCCCACTTCCACTGCCGGGAAACAATACCCATCTGGTTCGATCGGAGTCTTTCGATAGTGACAACCTTTTCTCGGTCGCTAAGGAACTTCGCTTCCATTGGGGAGTCGGGCATGAGGAAGTAAACGGGGATGGAGTAGATAACGGTAAGGAGGccacagaagaggaagatgatctgGGACTTAGTTAATGGGGGAAGTTTTGGTTTTTCAGGAGAACCTTACCTGGTAGGAGAAGAGAGTGCTGCTCTGGATGTGACCAAGTCCGAACGTGAAGAGACTGCCGATAATGAATGTTAATCCGTTCATACCACTCCAGTACGAGGTTCGCAAAGTCTGTTCATTTCTCTTCCACCACATCTGTGTAACAGCAATAAGAGAGGGAGCTATAAACATGTTAACAAAGTTCCCATACTTGCCATAATCAAGACTTGGAACACAGCATACCAATAAGAGACTCAAAAGTTCCTAAAAACAGACGCATAACCAGAAGCGTCTTAAAAGATGTACAAGCACTCATAATGCAGAGAGATGAACCCCAGAGAAAAATAGTAGCGGCTATAACCTTTCCAGTGGGTAATTTGACAAGAGTCAAGGCAGCAAGAGGTTGGGCAACCAGCTGAGCAAGGTACAGAGACGAACCAAGCCAAGAAAACTGCTTTCCGTGAAGATGGGCGTCAGTGGCGATGTCGAAAACAGAGGAATATGAAAGAGTTGACTTGTCCAGTTGCTGGAAGAAATAGgctatgaggatgaggggCAAGATTCTCCAGTCGATCTTTCGAAGAAcggccttttcttcctcaggTGTAAAGACGATAGGTCCAGTCGCGGACAATTCCTTAAGGAACAAGGCCGCGTTATCGGTTGCCTTAACAGGAGTGATGTTATCTATGCGGTCGGTGTGCTCAGCCGTGGGAGCGGCGGTGACATTGTCTTCCTCAACATTCTTTGACATAATGTCTAAACCTTTGAACTTCAGGTAGTTGAGATGTAAAGATGTTGCTTAAAGGTTTGGAGACTTGGAGAATGATGAATGATTGAAGAAATCTAGATCATCAGTGTTGCAAGTGCGAAGcaagttaatatattacaaGGGGGCGCTGGGGAGTGTAGTTAAGACCTGTAAATCTCAAACCCCATTCATTAAATCTGTTGATAATGTGTGGGGGAATCTGGGGCCCCAGGCAATTCGATGTGTCAAAGTGTGCTAGCTCAAAAAGCAGTTTGGGGTACCCTAGCTAGGGTGGTCAAAAACATCTAACGGGAATGTATGGCATTAGCAGGTTCTCGTGTCAGAAGTGTTATGTTACCTGAGGGCCTGAGAGAAGAACTTGCAAGGATGAATGCCATCGGCGAGAATTCCGACAGTGTTAGCTTGACCTTTTAAAAGCTAGCAACGTTTCTGTATTAGGCAAAGTATATCTATCCATAACTTGCAGTCCCTTAATTAGACAATCTCAAATGGCTACTATTAGttccttaagataataagACCGAGGCCTTGGGAGTTAGTAAGATGAATATTGGATACATTTATAGACACTAGTGTCAACAAGTTTCAGATAAGGAAAGGTTCCTGGGATAAAGTCGTAACAGAGTATTTACTTCTAGTCAAGAGCCTCCGCAGACCGCGCGCTATACCTTGGTAAAGGAGTACTTAATCGTATGGATTTACGGATACATCGGTATATAGCCCTGCTCTACTCTTCTTTAATTCATAAGGTCCTTCGCGTACCTTGGATCGATGGTTATAGGCTGACAGTGATGGTTGACTCGAGTTTTCAACCCCCAACGGATAAAACGGCAACTTAAACGGCTTGTAACAACGGAAGCGCATTTCCGCCATCACATGGTCAGCTTGAGATCCACTTCCCCTCACATGCCACGGGAAGAACCGCGAAGACTACTTACTATGCTGTAAGTTTTAGTATGCTAACCGTTTCTGATGGCGCGGGGTCAAAGGCAAGTCATGTTGAGTTGCTTCAAGCTCGTAATATGTTGGTTTGATGTTGTATACTCATCATTCAAACGATGGAAGAGAAACTTACCATTTCATTCATCGAGTTATCGTTGACAAGCTCAGTTATTCCTCTGGTCAAATTCAGGGTGTTGAGTGAAAAGCACCGGAGTCCCTGCGAACTGTTTTGTTGTGTTTTCCCCATCCCCTGTCCGTAGCCGGGTTGCGCTTTTCAGTGGACCTCGACCAACTCAACTAGGATGAAACAGCCAATGGATGTGACTGTGCTATGTCCAAAGGGTGTTGGATCACTGCACTAACCTTGCCATGGTTTCTCAGCTTCTCCGACTGCCGATGAATGAGCTAAAACGGTTCAATGAGCAATTATCAAACTTCTGTCTTAGAATTGACGGAGATCTTATGACAGGAAAGGTAGCTAAGGGCAATGATTGTTCTTGATTGATTGAATACTCAGAATGTCACGTTTCGGTCAGTATACTATACTATCTGATTCTAACAGTGTTGGATCTCGGTATAGTCTCTGAGAGCAAGGAGACAATACCATGTAAAAGCCGTGCTGAAATGCCGACCAGGAGTAATTCCCCATCTAATTGACAGGATTGGGTTCGTAGATTGGGGGTCAATCAACCCTGATATCCAATCAATCCCTCTACCCGCCCCCATCATGAAACTAAACAAGACGGAAAAGACCTTTGCCGGCCTGCCTGAGCTGAACAAATTGCGCGTTATCCCACTCAAGCGACAATGTCGTTCTGATAAGGCCATTCCCCTCCTGGTAAGCTGAGTTTCCTGCAGTTGATGGCAAGCATATGGGCGACACAAAATGGTACAAGATTTCCTGCAGTCTTCTCACTCGTGCAAAACTGGACTTCCCCAGACAGGTGATCCTGGTACTTGTCGAAGTTGTTCACGTCGTTGAGATTGCACACTATTACTTAGTCAGCGAGATGACATGAAATGTGAGATATCGCCATGATAAACACATACCTGGAACGTTGAAGTAGGTTAAGTACTTGGAGCGGTCTCCTTCAGGCTGTGTAGAAGCCTCGGTGAAGAGCTCTCCTAGGTTGTCAATTCCACGGGGAATAAAGCGGTCAGCTCGGTTTTGTGTCCTCTCTGCGGCATTGATAACAGTAGCGTGATCCAGTTTGTACTCCTTGAGTGATTCCTCGTCCGATCCGATATCTGGCCAGTTTCTGGCATCACCTTGCTCATCCTTGGTGATCTGCTTGGCCTATTGACAAAGATGTTAGAGACTTTACTTTGCTAAGCCTGCCATAGAACCTTGGAACTTACAATGAGATAGTTGTGGCCGTTGATACAGGCGACGTACTTGTCCAAGTCGTGCTTGTTACCATCAAAGCATGGGTTGAATCCCCATTTAGCCAAGTCGTGATCTTTGGACCATTTGAAGATAGCGACCTCTCCGGTATTCCACATCTCACTGATCATAGCAGCCTCAATCATGGATTGAACCCTTCCGCTATCCCATATGGTTTCCGAGTCAGCCTGCGCAATATCCTGGTTGGCCCAGATACCGGATTCAATAGCGCGAGCCAGCTCCGAGCCACGGGGCCTATCATTGTTGGGTGGCGTCTCAACGAAGTAGCGGTTGAATTGCGCTGCCATGGCCTTTCTTGTCCATTCAACCATATCGCCAAGGGCCTTGTCCAGGCTGGCAAATGACTTGAACTGCGGGCTCGGCTCAGTCGAGTCTGCTCCAAACGAGGCAGCGCCAGCGCCAATGGTCAAAACACCTGCAACAAAGTTGACACCATTACCAAGCATTCCAGGGGCGATACCACCTATTGTGGTGAACATGCCAGCTACGATAGTAAGCCACGCAGCCGGGTTAGCAAGCGCATCCTCGGCCGATACAGGTAAGAATTTGTCGGCAATAGCGCCTGATGACTTGGATGCAGAGTCCACGCTGGAACAGAGTTAAAGCTGTTAGTAAACAAGTCTGTCAAGGGCATAATGAAGGAACTTGGTCTTACCCATCCTTGACTGCCTTGTACCATTTTTGCTGGAACAGGGCAAAGTTTCCCATGGCCCAAAGGGCAAAGGCTCTTTCCTGGTGTTTCGAGCAATCGTCTGCCTCCTCAAGAGGATTGACAAAGTCACAAGAGTCGCTGATTCTGTTGAGTTTGTTTGTGTTAGTAAATATCTTGCTTGTTTGTC encodes the following:
- a CDS encoding related to allantoate transporter, translating into MSKNVEEDNVTAAPTAEHTDRIDNITPVKATDNAALFLKELSATGPIVFTPEEEKAVLRKIDWRILPLILIAYFFQQLDKSTLSYSSVFDIATDAHLHGKQFSWLGSSLYLAQLVAQPLAALTLVKLPTGKVIAATIFLWGSSLCIMSACTSFKTLLVMRLFLGTFESLIAPSLIAVTQMWWKRNEQTLRTSYWSGMNGLTFIIGSLFTFGLGHIQSSTLFSYQIIFLFCGLLTVIYSIPVYFLMPDSPMEAKFLSDREKVVTIERLRSNQMGIVSRQWKWDHVKESVLDLKTWCWFFLVITISIPSGGISTFGSLIVKSFGYNKFQTVLFNIPFGAVQFCAIIGSGWLATRLGRKGPVIVLLCITPIIGCVLLLTIPHTPDKKGILLFAYYIISVYPGITPLIFAWEAQNTAGDTKRKVTTGVMFVGLCTGNVIGPLLYSTDQAPLYRSGLISNLCMFVLVIILTIIITLYLILLNKSHARRRVALGKSEVLVDRSMLRGSAAAELESNEEMEAHEHDFEDMTDIKNEDFIFVY
- a CDS encoding related to GDSL Lipase/Acylhydrolase family protein produces the protein MSIQPYQSPLELVAQVASLPPPPHLLLFGDSITQGASSLQSDLARRYVRRLDVLNRGFGGYNTNSALALLPSFFPAVAPSRTVPRVAAMTVHFGANDSCSPGEPQHCELDTFKTNVRRILNWEGVRLHKTKVLLVTPSPVEEYRLPHDGKDRADRVAMYADAIRGIGKQENVPVVDLWTAMMRTTNQKDNVVDGILPGSSRTVPSMELGRLFYDGLHLNEEGYRIYMEELLRVLEAEVPECRIEGTDEWYPEWIRFHPPAVLSAAKDES
- a CDS encoding related to beta-mannanase; its protein translation is MRIFTPLSLFALAAASATKSRHRQREVAPVFNINGKGQYFAGTNTWWMSHLTSDDDVEQAMSQIADSGLKVTRVWAFGNTNTGTDQPVYFQFLDTTKNTITINYGTNGIARLDAAVAAAEKHGIQLVLPMLNNWDDLGGINTYCAYFGCTHESFWTHAEAQKAYKDYVTFIVNRYKDSPAIFSWQLCNEPRCQNCETSVLTSWATDLSSFIKSLDSKHRVSLGDEGWLCSDDTSLGYAYSCSEGIDFEANLKVSNLDYGTVHMYPIGWGYTYPWGNQWIRDHAALALKYGKPIVMEEYGVESTASNRTAVLQQWQQTIIDSDIAYDSFWQFGTNLPSGANPYDDYAVFYGTQEYQDVVIDHAQAISAKSVSAAARRQTSPGLFN